The region GCCCCCGCCGGGTACCGGCAGGTGGCCCGCTCGGCTGCACCTCGGGCGGGGAGGGCTCCGGGCTCACGGCGCCCCGGCCGCCGGGATGTAGGGGGCGACGGGTGTGGGCGCGACCTGAGGCCGGGCGGTGACCTGCGGCAACGGCACGGTCTGCATCACCCTGGAGATGATGTGGTCCATCGGGATCTGGTCCGCGACGGCGTCGTAGGACAGCACGAGGCGGTGCCGCAGCACGTCCGGTGCGACGTCCAGGACGTCCTGCGGGAGGACGTAGTCCCGGCCCCGGATGAGCGCGAGCGCCCGCGCGGCGGCGACGATCCCGAGGGTGGCGCGGGGCGAGGCGCCGTAGGACACCCAGCCCGCGATGTCCGAGAGGCCGTGCTCCCCGGGCGTGCGGGTCGCGACGACGAGCCGCACCACGTAGTCCACCAGCGCGTGGTGCACGAACACCTTCGAGGCGACGCCCTGCAGCCGGACCAGGTCGTTCGGCTCCATCACGCGCTCGGCGACCGGGGGCTCCGCGCCCATCCGGTAGACGATCTCGCGCTCCTCCTCGACGCCCGGGTACTCCACGATGATCTTGAAGAGGAACCGGTCCCGCTGCGCCTCGGGCAGCGGGTAGACGCCCTCGTTCTCGATCGGGTTCTGCGTGGCGAGCACGAGGAACGGGTCGGGCATCGGGAAGGTCCTGCCGCCGATGGACAGGTGCCGCTCCGCCATCACCTCGAGCATCGCGGACTGCACCTTCGCCGGGGCGCGGTTGATCTCGTCCGCGAGCACGAAGTTCGCGACGACCGGACCCAGCTCGACGTCGAACTCCTCGCGGCCCTGGCGGTAGATGCGCGTGCCGAGGATGTCCGCGGGCACCAGGTCCGGCGTGAACTGCAGGCGGGAGAAGGAGCCGCCGACGACCTTCGCGACCGTCTCCACCGCCAGGGTCTTCGCCACCCCGGGCACGCCCTCGAGCAGCAGGTGGCCCTTCGCGAGCAGGCCGACGAGCATGCGCTCGACCAACCGGTCCTGCCCGACGATCACGCGCTTGATCTCGAAGACGACCCGTTCGAGCAGCTCGGCGTCCTTCGCGGGCGGCTCCGGGGCGGACGCTCCCGGACCAGGCGACGGGGGGCCGGGGGCGCTCTCGGGGAAGGGTGCACGCTCACGCCGCCATCTCACCCTGTGGCCCGTGTGACCGCTGTGAGTGGGGTCAGAGCACGCGGGACACGGTCGGCAGCAGGTTCCCGCCGTAGCGCACGTCGGTGACCCGCACCGTCGCCCCGGAGTAGGGCGCCTCGATCATCTTGTTGTTCCCGATGTACAGCGCGATGTGGTAGATGCGGCCGTTGCGGGCCCAGGCCAGCATGTCGCCCGGTTGCTTGTCCGCCAGCGGGACCTGGTCCCCGTAGGCGTGCTGGTTGCCGCTGTAGCGCGGCAGGTTCACCCCGACGCCCGCGAACGCGTAGAGCATCAGCCCCGAACAGTCGAAACCGATCTTCTTGTAGTCGCCCATCGCGTCGGCGACGCCGCCGTCCCGGATGCCCCGCGACGGCCCGCGGGCGGTGCCGCCGCCCCACGCGTAGATGACGCCGAGCTCGCCCATCGCCCGGTCGATCACGGTCTGGGCGGCCGCCGAGCCGTAGCGGCGCGGCGCGGCGCTCCGGGAACCGGGCCCCGGGCTGCGGGGCGTGGGCTGGGCGGCCCGTGCCGCCTCCTCCTGCGCGGCCCGGGCGCGGGCCGCGGCGGCTTCGGCGCGCTGCCGCTCGGCCTCGAGGCGGGCCTGCTCGGCCTGCCAGGCGTCGAAGCGCTGCCGCTGGGCCCGTAGGCCCGCGTCCGCGTTCTCGGCGGCGTCGAGGCGGCGCTGCACCTCGGTCTGCTCGGCGAGGACCTGCGAGAGCCGCTGCGCCTGGGCGTCGGACGCGCTCTGCGCGGCCGCGAGGGCCTGGTCCGCGGCCGTCTTCGCCTCCGCGGCGGCCTGCTGCCGCTGCTCGGCCTCGTCCTGCGCCTGCCGGGCCGTCGAGTCCGCGTTGGCCTTCTCCACCCGGGCCCGCTCGAGGGCGTCCAGCGCGGTGGCCTGCTGCTGCGCGACGGCATCCGTCATCTGGGCGCGGTCGATCAGGTCCTCGGGGCCCGACGCGCTGGTGAGCATTCCGATCGGGCCGAGATCGAGGCCCTGCTGGTAGGTGTTCGCCACGACGTCGTCGAGCCGGGCTCGGGCGGCGTCGATGGCCGAACCGGCGGCCTGGGTCTCGATCCGGGCCTGGTCCGCGCGGTCCGCGGCGTCCTGGGCCGCGCCCTGCGCGGTGGTGAAGACGTCCTGCGCCTGGTTCGCGGACTCGTGCTGCTCGGCCACCTGGATCTGCAGGTCCTCGGCCTCGGCCTGCAGCGCCGAGAGCCGGTCCGTCAGCTGCGCGACCTCGGCCGCGCCGCCGGCGACGGCGGCGCCGCTGCTCTGCAGCTGCTCGTCGCTGGGGTTGGGCGGCGGGGTCGGCGACGGGGGCGCGGCGATCGCGGTCCCGGCTCCGACGGCGCCGCCGGTGCCCGTCAGCAGCGCGACGAGCAGGAGCAGTACGACGACCCGTGCCGAGCCCGCTGGCCGCACCACTCCCCCGTCCCGCGCCGCAGGGCCGGCGCTCTCCGTGTCGATCAGCCGCTGTCGATCACGACTCGACGGCCTCGACTCTCCCACCGTCACCCCGCAAAACCCGGTAGCCACACGCATCCGTCTGCGCAACTTCCACCACATGGTGGACACGGGGCCGGAGGTACCCGAAGCTGTGACCTGCTCCGAACGGGCGAGGCCGGCTACGTACTTCCACTCCTGTGCGGACGGTCCCGCATCCGGGAAGCTGCATGCCTGCGCGGCCGTTCGGCACGTGCGCCAGGACAGGAGAGAAGACCATGGCCGACGACGGGACCGGACCCGATCCCCAGCAGGACCCGCGCCGGTGGGCACCCCAGGGCCAGGGCCCTGTCCGGGCCGGCCAGGGTCACGACCCGCAGCAGGGCTACGGGCCCCCGGCCGGGCAGGGCTACGGCCCGCCCCCCGGACAACAGGGGCACAGCCAGCAGGGCTACGGCCAGCAGGGCTACGGCCAGCAGGGCTACGGCCAGCAGGGCTACGGGGAGCAGGGCACGAGCCGGTACGCGGCACCGCAGGGCCCGCCCGGGTACGCGCAGCCCGGTTACGCGCAGCCGGGATACGGCGAGCCGCAGTACGGCCAGCAGGGCTACGCGCAGCAGGCTCCCGGGCAGTCGGGCCCGCAGTACGGCTGGGACCCGTCCGGTGGCTACCCGCCCCCGCCAGGCGGCCCGACGCAGACCGGGCAGCCACGCCGCAAGCGCTGGCCGCTGATCACGGCGATCGTCGCCGTCCTCGTCCTGCTGGCCGGTGGCGGGACCGCCTGGTACCTGCTCGGCAACGCCGGCGGGGCCGGCTCACCGAACGACGCCGTGACCACGCTCGCCGCGGACCTCGAGGCGAAGAACTACCTGAAGGCCTACAGCCGGATCAACCCCACCGAGGCCGGGCTGCTCGCGGACATGGGCGACATGCTCACCACCGAGCTGCAGCGCCTGGACGTCCTCAAGCCGGACGCCTCCGCGCAGGCCGCGCTGGACTCGGCGGCGGTCACCGGCCTGAGGTTCGACGAGGCCGGCCAGGAGAACGTCCGGGACAACGTCGCGATCACCAAGCTCGTCGCCGGGACGATCACGACGAACCAGGACCCGAACACCCTGCCGTTCACGGACTCGTTCAAGGCCAGGGCGTTCCCGAACGGCATCCCGACCGGCGGCCCGACGACCATCGACATCGCCCAGGAGGTCGCGCAGCGGGGCGAGCCGATCCGCGTGGCGACCGTGAAGGTCGACGGCGAGTGGTACGTCAGCGGCTTCTACACACTCGCGGACTACGCCCTGAAGGACGCCGGCACCCCCTGGCCGACGACCTCGATCGGCGCCGCCGGCGCGGGGACCGCGCAGGATGCCCTGCGCGAGGCGCTGCAGGCGGGCTTCGACTCGAACGTCCAGCGCCTGGTCGAGCTGTCCTCGCCCACCGAGATGGCCGTGCTGCACGACGCCGGGCCCGCGCTCGTCGACGCGGCCCGGGGCAGCACCCCCAGTGGGCTACGGATCGTCGACCTGCAGACGACGCAGGAGGACGTCCGGGGCTCCACCGGGCTCGGCCTGCGCAGCGCCGTCGTCGAACAGAACGGGCAGCGGATCACCATCACGCGGGACGGCGACTGTGTGACGGTCGGCGGCATCGAGGGCTCGCCCGCCACCCCGTTCTGCGCGAACGACCTCGCGAGCAACCTCGGCTCCCAGATCGGCAACGACCCGACGCTCACCCGGCTCGTGCCGAAGCTGGTCACGGCCGCCCTGGACGTCAAGGTCGTGATGGTGCAGGAGGACGGCGCCTGGTTCGTCAGCCCCGGCAGGACGCTGGTCGGGGTGTACGGGGACCTGCTCGGCGCCCTGGCGCCCGAGGACGTCGCCGCGCTGGTCGGGGCGGGCCGCTGACCGTCCTGCTCTGACCGACCGCGGCGGCGGGTGCTCAGAGCACCCGCCGCCGCGTCGTCGATCCGCCCTCCTCCGGAACCCGGCGTGACCTGGCCCCCTCCGCTCGACCCCGAAATAGGACAGGCGTACTGTTTGCCCCGAGAGGGGCCGCGCTGCCACGTCGCACGAGGTGCGCGAGACTCCGCCGAAGAACCGAAGAGACGCGCCCACCACCCCAGGAGGAGAGAGCCAACGTGGCCACAACCGACAGCTTCGGAGCCAGGGGAACACTCGGCGTCGGTGACAACTCCTACGAGATCTTCCGGCTGTCCGCCGTCGAGGGTTCGGAGAAGTTGCCGTACAGCCTGAAGGTCCTGCTCGAGAACCTGCTGCGGACCGAGGACGGCGCGAACGTCACCGCGGACCACATCCGCGCGATCGCCGCCTGGGACCCGACGGCGGAGCCGGACACCGAGATCCAGTTCACCCCGGCCCGGGTGATCATGCAGGACTTCACCGGTGTCCCCTGCGTCGTCGACCTCGCCACCATGCGCGAGGCCGTGACCGAGATGGGCGGCGACCCGTCGAAGGTCAACCCGCTCGCCCCCGCCGAGCTGGTCATCGACCACTCGGTGATCATCGACATCTTCGGCACCCCGGACGCCTTCGAGCGCAACGTGGAGTTCGAGTACAGCCGCAACAAGGAGCGCTACCAGTTCCTGCGCTGGGGCCAGGGCGCGTTCGACGAGTTCAAGGTCGTCCCGCCGGGCACCGGCATCGTGCACCAGGTCAACATCGAGCACCTCGCTCGCACGGTCATGGCCCGCAACGGCCAGGCCTACCCGGACACGCTCGTCGGCACCGACTCGCACACCACGATGGTCAACGGCCTGGGCGTGCTGGGCTGGGGCGTCGGCGGTATCGAGGCCGAGGCGGCCATGCTCGGCCAGCCCGTCTCGATGCTGATCCCCAAGGTCGTCGGCTTCAAGCTGACCGGCGAGATCCCCGCGGGCGCCACCGCCACGGACGTCGTGCTGACGATCACCGAGATGCTGCGCGAGCAGGGTGTCGTCGGCAAGTTCGTCGAGTTCTACGGCGAGGGCGTTAGCGCGGTGCCGCTGGCCAACCGCGCCACCATCGGCAACATGAGCCCGGAGTTCGGCTCCACCGCGGCGATCTTCCCGATCGACGAGGAGACGGTCCGGTACCTCACGCTGACCGGCCGCTCCAAGGAGCAGATCGCGCTGGTCGAGGCCTACGCCAAGGAGCAGGGTCTCTGGCACGACCCGTCGAAGGAGCCTGTGTTCTCCGAGACGCTCGAGCTGGACCTGTCGACGGTCGTCCCGTCGATCGCCGGCCCGAAGCGCCCGCAGGACCGGATCGCGCTCTCGGAATCCAAGGAGGCCTTCCGCCAGGCGCTCGTGGACTACGCGGACGGCGAGCCCGCCAGCTCCGGCGTCGACGAGTCGTCCGAGGAGTCGTTCCCCGCCAGCGACGCGCCGGCCACCTCCGGCTCGGGCAACGGCAGCGGCAAGCCCCGCGTGGCGGTCTCCGCCGCGCACGGCGCGCACGGCCGAGTCAGCAAGCCCACCCCGGTCAGCCTGGGCGGCAACGAGTTCGAGATCGACCACGGCGCCGTCGTGATCGCCTCGATCACCAGCTGCACCAACACGTCCAACCCCTCGGTCATGCTGGGCGCGGCCCTGCTGGCCAAGAACGCCGTGGACAAGGGCCTCGCGGTCAAGCCGTGGGTGAAGACGTCGATGGCGCCGGGCTCGCAGGTCGTCACGGACTACTACGAGAAGGCCGGTCTCTGGCCCTACCTCGAGAAGCTCGGCTATCACCTGGTGGGCTACGGCTGCACCACCTGCATCGGCAACTCGGGCCCGCTGCCCGAGGAGGTCTCCGCGGCGGTCAACGAGGCGGACCTCGCGGTCGTCTCGGTGCTGTCGGGCAACCGCAACTTCGAGGGCCGGATCAACCCGGACGTCAAGATGAACTACCTGGCGTCCCCGCCGCTGGTCATCGCCTACGCCCTGGCCGGCACGATGGACTTCGACTTCGAGGCCCAGCCGCTCGGCCAGGACCCCGAGGGCAACGACGTCTTCCTCGCCGACCTCTGGCCGTCGGCCAGGGACGTCCAGGACGTGATCGACTCCTCGATCACGCAGGAGATGTTCACCAAGGACTACGCGGACGTCTTCGCCGGTGACGAGCGCTGGAAGTCCCTGCCGACGCCCGAGGGCAAGACCTTCGAGTGGGACGAGCAGTCCACCTACGTCCGCAAGCCCCCGTACTTCGAGGGCATGTCGGACGAGCCCGCACCGGTCGAGGACATCACGGGCGCCCGGGTGCTGGCCCTGCTCGGCGACTCGGTCACCACGGACCACATCTCCCCCGCCGGCGCGATCAAGGCCGGCACGCCGGCGGCGCAGTACCTCGACGAGCACGGCGTGGACAAGAAGGACTACAACTCCTTCGGCTCGCGCCGCGGCAACCACGAGGTGATGATCCGCGGCACGTTCGCGAACATCCGGCTGCGCAACCAGCTGCTCGACGGCGTTTCCGGCGGCTACACCCGGGACTTCACCCAGGACGACGCGCCGCAGGCCTTCATCTACGACGCGGCGCAGAACTACGCGGCGGCCGGCACCCCGCTGGTGGTGCTGGGCGGCAAGGAGTACGGCTCGGGCTCGTCGCGCGACTGGGCGGCCAAGGGCACCGCGCTGCTGGGCGTCAAGGCCGTCATCGTCGAGTCGTTCGAGCGCATCCACCGCTCGAACCTGATCGGCATGGGCGTCATCCCCCTGCAGTTCCCGCAGGGCGAGTCGGCGGCGTCCCTCGGCCTCGACGGCACGGAGACCTTCGACATCGCGGGCATCACCGCGCTGAACGACGGCTCCACCCCGCAGACGGTCAAGGTCACCGCGACCAAGTCGGACGGCACGACCGTGGAGTTCGACGCGGTCGTCCGCATCGACACCCCCGGCGAGGCGGACTACTACCGCAACGGCGGCATCCTGCAGTACGTGCTGCGGGGCATGCTCCGCAGCTGACGCACCAGCTCCTGCCGACGGCGGGCGTCCCGGACCTCCGGGGCGCCCGCCGTCGGCGTTCGCGGGCTGCCCTACCGCGCCCCGTGCCGCTGACGAGCTCCCCGAGAGCGCGACCGCGGCGTCGTCCGTCCCAGCGCTCCCCGGACGCAGCGCTTCCCGACGACGGGCCAGAAGTAGCCCCTGCCCGCGTCGCAGCCGGGCTCGCTGCGCGCGGCTGTCCTCGCACCGAGCTCGCGCCGGTGCGGTCGAGCGATCCTGGTCGTCCGCCGGCGGCGCGGCGGTCCCGTAGCACTCCTCCCCTGGCGAGCGGCCGTTCCGGCTGGCTTCGGGTTTTCGTGGTCGCGGCGGTTCGTCGATGTCAACGAAGGGTCGACGTTTCGAAAGCGTCAATGTTTCATTGACAGTTTTGGGGCCGGTTCGGGCTCCGACGGCACAGCATCCGACCGCCACGAGCCCGCCTGTGGATCCGCTGCACGCCCAGGCTCACCGGCCTTCGAATCCGCTCCCTGCCGGGCGGCCTGCGGACCCGCTCCGCACCGGGGCTCGCAGCCGGATCCGGTTCCCTGGGGATCTCGCCGCCCTGCTCCACGCGCTCGGGGCCTCTCCCCCGGCCCGACGTTTCGCGGCGACCGCGCCCGTCATCGACTGATCGACGACCCGATGGCGTCAATGAAACGTTGACCTAGTGGAGAGCCGCCTCACCCGGCTCCCGGGCCACGACGACGAACGCCGGGCCGTCTCAGGCCCGGCGTTCGTGTTCTCCCAGTTCAGCGGGGGCTGTGCGTGGCGATTCGCGTTCTAGCGAGGATCGCCACGCACAGGTCAGGAGGCCAGCCAGTCCAGGGCGACCGCGGCGGTCCAGGACTGCATGGCCGAGCCCAAGGGCTCACCGGTCATCGGGTCGAAGTACTCCGCGAAGCCGACGGTCCGTAGCGCGTCCAGGGACACGGTCCGCAGCTCCTCGGCCCGCTCGACGTCCCCGCCGTCGCGCAGGCCCTGCCAGTACAGCCAGTTCACGATCGGCCAGACCGGGCCCCGCCAGTAGTTGCGGGGGTCGAACACCTCGGACTCCGGGCTGGTGCTCGGCAGCATCCGCCAGCGCAGGTCCGGGTGCCCCGCGAACGCCGGCGAGTCGAACAGGGCCAGCGACGTGGCGCGCTGCGCGGCGTCGAACCCGCCGTCGATCAGCGGGGACATCCCGGCGAAGGTCGCCACCTCGATCGGCGCGCCGGTCGTCATGTCCAGGTCGTAGGTCATACCGCTCCGCGCGTCGACCGTGGACGCGATGCCCTTGCGGCCCCGGTCGCGCCAGAGGTCGATCAGGGCCTTGTCCTCGTCCGACGCGCCGACGAACTCCGCGATCTCCCGCAGCGCCGTGTTCGCCGTGACCAGGACGGCCGTCAGGAAGACGTCCTTGACCAGGAACGGGTAGTGGAGGTGGATCTCGGCGTCGTCGTAACGGTGGCGCTTGAGCAGCTCGAGCAGCCACAGGAAGCGGTCGTAGTGCTCGTTCGTGGGCCGCTGGCCGGCGTCGGCGACGTGCTGGACGTCGCGGCGGGTGTACGGCGGGACCGCGCCGACCTCGAGCCGGGCGAGCACGGCGTCCCAGCGCGGGGAGTTGTCGATGCCCTCCCACGGGTGGTAGGTCGTGACCAGGCCGGTGCCGTCCGGGTCCCGGTTCTCCGCGAGGTAGCGGTGCCAGGCGAGGAGCTTCGGGAACAGGTCGACGAGCCGGGCACGCACGTCCGCCAGCTCCGCGCCGCCGAGCTCCCGGGCGACCTCGAGGATCCGCCGCACCGCGATCGCGTGCACGGGAGGCTGGCACAGACCACTGGTCTCGGCGATGCCGATCGGCGCCTCGGGCGAGAGCTCGCACGCCCAGCGGGCGGGGTCCGGGAAGTAGGACTCCGGCCCGGCGTCCGGGTTGAACACGATCTGCGGGACCATCCCGCTACGCCACTGCGCCTCGAACAGGCGCTGCTGCTCGGTCATTGCACGGCGCACGTCCACCTGCGCCCACCCGATCGCGACGAACGCGCTGTCCCAGCTCCACTGGTGCGGGTAGAGCAGGGGGGCCGCCTTGGTCCAGCCGCCCATGTCGTTCAGGCGGAGGACGTCGGCCGCGTGCTCAGCGAGCGCGGTGTCGGTGAGGGCGGCTCCGTAGGCCGCTCCGTGGCGCTCCGCTGCCGGCGCGGAGACCGACCGGGGAGCTGTCGCGGGGATCGGGCGGTGGTCGGTTTCCGAGCTCGTGCTCACGAGGGAAAGGGCATCCTTTCGCGCTTCGCAGCGCATTCAACGTACTCGAGGTACTTAACTCGACAGTAACAACAGTTGACGGGCACATCAATGCCTGCTGTCGGTGAAATCGGGATCGGTTCAGCCGCGTTACCGGAATCGGGCCAACCATCGCGCACCGGTTCGGCGAGAACCGGTCACACGGCGCTGGTCGCGCGCTCCTCGGTCAGCTCGCGCTCGTCGTCCGGGGAGAACCACCGGACCTTGTCGTCCGCGACGGTCATCCAGAGCCGCTGGTCGTCGGCCGCCGGGAAGTCGTTGGGGGTCAGCAGCTTCACGATCTCCGAGCCCACCGCCACGGTGACGAGCAGCTGCGATCCCAGCGGCTCGACCACGCGGACCCGCCCCGGCATCGCGTCCGGCACCTCGGTCGTCGACGCGGCCAGGTTCTCGGCCCGGATCCCGGCCAGCACGGTGTCTCCGGAGATCCAGTCCGGGACGCGGATCGCGTGCTCGCCGAGGCGTCCCACGGCCCGGCCGCCGTCGCGGGAGATCGTCACGGGCAGGAAGTTCATCGGTGGCGTCCCGATGAACGCGCCGACGAACCGCGTCGCGGGCCGGTCGTAGACCTCCATCGGCGTGCCGCACTGCACGATCTCGCCGGCCCGCATGACGGCGATGCGGTCCCCCAGGCTCAGCGCCTCGACCTGGTCGTGCGTCACGTAGACGATCGTCGTGTTCAGCTCCTTGGCCAGCTGTTTCAGGTCGGAGCGGAAGGTCAGGCGCAGCAGGGCGTCCAGGTTGGACAGCGGTTCGTCCATCAGCAGCACGGACGGCCGGACGGCGATGGCGCGGGCCACGGCGACCCGCTGGCGCTGCCCGCCGGACAAGGCCGACGGGTAGCGCTCCAGCAGGTCGTCGAGCTGCAAGAGGCCCGCCGCCTCGCGGACCCGGGCGTCGATCTCCGCCTTCGGCTCGTGCCGCATGCTGAGCCCGAAACCGATGTTGTCGTACACCGTGAGGTGCGGGAACACGGCGTAGCCCTGGAAGACCATGGCCAGGTCCCGCTGCCGGGGCGCGGACCCGGTGACGTCCCGGTCGCCGAGCCGGATGGTGCCGGCGTCCGGGTGCTCCAGGCCGGCGATCGCGCGCAGCAGGGTCGTCTTACCGCAGCCGGACGGTCCGAGGAGCACGAAGAACTCGCCGTCGGCGACGGTGAGGGACACGTCGCGGACGGCCGGTGCGGCCCCGCGCGGGTAGGTCTTCGTGATGCCGCTCAGCTCGATGTCGGACAACTCGGCCCCTCTCAGCGCAGGGTCGGGCGTCCGCC is a window of Pseudonocardia sp. T1-2H DNA encoding:
- a CDS encoding ABC transporter ATP-binding protein; amino-acid sequence: MSDIELSGITKTYPRGAAPAVRDVSLTVADGEFFVLLGPSGCGKTTLLRAIAGLEHPDAGTIRLGDRDVTGSAPRQRDLAMVFQGYAVFPHLTVYDNIGFGLSMRHEPKAEIDARVREAAGLLQLDDLLERYPSALSGGQRQRVAVARAIAVRPSVLLMDEPLSNLDALLRLTFRSDLKQLAKELNTTIVYVTHDQVEALSLGDRIAVMRAGEIVQCGTPMEVYDRPATRFVGAFIGTPPMNFLPVTISRDGGRAVGRLGEHAIRVPDWISGDTVLAGIRAENLAASTTEVPDAMPGRVRVVEPLGSQLLVTVAVGSEIVKLLTPNDFPAADDQRLWMTVADDKVRWFSPDDERELTEERATSAV
- a CDS encoding flagellar basal body protein FliL — its product is MADDGTGPDPQQDPRRWAPQGQGPVRAGQGHDPQQGYGPPAGQGYGPPPGQQGHSQQGYGQQGYGQQGYGQQGYGEQGTSRYAAPQGPPGYAQPGYAQPGYGEPQYGQQGYAQQAPGQSGPQYGWDPSGGYPPPPGGPTQTGQPRRKRWPLITAIVAVLVLLAGGGTAWYLLGNAGGAGSPNDAVTTLAADLEAKNYLKAYSRINPTEAGLLADMGDMLTTELQRLDVLKPDASAQAALDSAAVTGLRFDEAGQENVRDNVAITKLVAGTITTNQDPNTLPFTDSFKARAFPNGIPTGGPTTIDIAQEVAQRGEPIRVATVKVDGEWYVSGFYTLADYALKDAGTPWPTTSIGAAGAGTAQDALREALQAGFDSNVQRLVELSSPTEMAVLHDAGPALVDAARGSTPSGLRIVDLQTTQEDVRGSTGLGLRSAVVEQNGQRITITRDGDCVTVGGIEGSPATPFCANDLASNLGSQIGNDPTLTRLVPKLVTAALDVKVVMVQEDGAWFVSPGRTLVGVYGDLLGALAPEDVAALVGAGR
- a CDS encoding AAA family ATPase encodes the protein MLERVVFEIKRVIVGQDRLVERMLVGLLAKGHLLLEGVPGVAKTLAVETVAKVVGGSFSRLQFTPDLVPADILGTRIYRQGREEFDVELGPVVANFVLADEINRAPAKVQSAMLEVMAERHLSIGGRTFPMPDPFLVLATQNPIENEGVYPLPEAQRDRFLFKIIVEYPGVEEEREIVYRMGAEPPVAERVMEPNDLVRLQGVASKVFVHHALVDYVVRLVVATRTPGEHGLSDIAGWVSYGASPRATLGIVAAARALALIRGRDYVLPQDVLDVAPDVLRHRLVLSYDAVADQIPMDHIISRVMQTVPLPQVTARPQVAPTPVAPYIPAAGAP
- a CDS encoding NlpC/P60 family protein, whose translation is MVRPAGSARVVVLLLLVALLTGTGGAVGAGTAIAAPPSPTPPPNPSDEQLQSSGAAVAGGAAEVAQLTDRLSALQAEAEDLQIQVAEQHESANQAQDVFTTAQGAAQDAADRADQARIETQAAGSAIDAARARLDDVVANTYQQGLDLGPIGMLTSASGPEDLIDRAQMTDAVAQQQATALDALERARVEKANADSTARQAQDEAEQRQQAAAEAKTAADQALAAAQSASDAQAQRLSQVLAEQTEVQRRLDAAENADAGLRAQRQRFDAWQAEQARLEAERQRAEAAAARARAAQEEAARAAQPTPRSPGPGSRSAAPRRYGSAAAQTVIDRAMGELGVIYAWGGGTARGPSRGIRDGGVADAMGDYKKIGFDCSGLMLYAFAGVGVNLPRYSGNQHAYGDQVPLADKQPGDMLAWARNGRIYHIALYIGNNKMIEAPYSGATVRVTDVRYGGNLLPTVSRVL
- the ggh gene encoding glucosylglycerate hydrolase, with the protein product MSTSSETDHRPIPATAPRSVSAPAAERHGAAYGAALTDTALAEHAADVLRLNDMGGWTKAAPLLYPHQWSWDSAFVAIGWAQVDVRRAMTEQQRLFEAQWRSGMVPQIVFNPDAGPESYFPDPARWACELSPEAPIGIAETSGLCQPPVHAIAVRRILEVARELGGAELADVRARLVDLFPKLLAWHRYLAENRDPDGTGLVTTYHPWEGIDNSPRWDAVLARLEVGAVPPYTRRDVQHVADAGQRPTNEHYDRFLWLLELLKRHRYDDAEIHLHYPFLVKDVFLTAVLVTANTALREIAEFVGASDEDKALIDLWRDRGRKGIASTVDARSGMTYDLDMTTGAPIEVATFAGMSPLIDGGFDAAQRATSLALFDSPAFAGHPDLRWRMLPSTSPESEVFDPRNYWRGPVWPIVNWLYWQGLRDGGDVERAEELRTVSLDALRTVGFAEYFDPMTGEPLGSAMQSWTAAVALDWLAS
- a CDS encoding aconitate hydratase, with the translated sequence MATTDSFGARGTLGVGDNSYEIFRLSAVEGSEKLPYSLKVLLENLLRTEDGANVTADHIRAIAAWDPTAEPDTEIQFTPARVIMQDFTGVPCVVDLATMREAVTEMGGDPSKVNPLAPAELVIDHSVIIDIFGTPDAFERNVEFEYSRNKERYQFLRWGQGAFDEFKVVPPGTGIVHQVNIEHLARTVMARNGQAYPDTLVGTDSHTTMVNGLGVLGWGVGGIEAEAAMLGQPVSMLIPKVVGFKLTGEIPAGATATDVVLTITEMLREQGVVGKFVEFYGEGVSAVPLANRATIGNMSPEFGSTAAIFPIDEETVRYLTLTGRSKEQIALVEAYAKEQGLWHDPSKEPVFSETLELDLSTVVPSIAGPKRPQDRIALSESKEAFRQALVDYADGEPASSGVDESSEESFPASDAPATSGSGNGSGKPRVAVSAAHGAHGRVSKPTPVSLGGNEFEIDHGAVVIASITSCTNTSNPSVMLGAALLAKNAVDKGLAVKPWVKTSMAPGSQVVTDYYEKAGLWPYLEKLGYHLVGYGCTTCIGNSGPLPEEVSAAVNEADLAVVSVLSGNRNFEGRINPDVKMNYLASPPLVIAYALAGTMDFDFEAQPLGQDPEGNDVFLADLWPSARDVQDVIDSSITQEMFTKDYADVFAGDERWKSLPTPEGKTFEWDEQSTYVRKPPYFEGMSDEPAPVEDITGARVLALLGDSVTTDHISPAGAIKAGTPAAQYLDEHGVDKKDYNSFGSRRGNHEVMIRGTFANIRLRNQLLDGVSGGYTRDFTQDDAPQAFIYDAAQNYAAAGTPLVVLGGKEYGSGSSRDWAAKGTALLGVKAVIVESFERIHRSNLIGMGVIPLQFPQGESAASLGLDGTETFDIAGITALNDGSTPQTVKVTATKSDGTTVEFDAVVRIDTPGEADYYRNGGILQYVLRGMLRS